From one Leifsonia soli genomic stretch:
- a CDS encoding 4-(cytidine 5'-diphospho)-2-C-methyl-D-erythritol kinase, which yields MVDAWDVDGVHVRAPGKINVFMRVGAVMEDGYHDVATAYQAVSLYEDVRAYHADDFSVSFGGSVDTSGLPRDESNLAIKAARLLATRTGYASGVRLEIDKHVPIAGGMGGGSADAAATLVACDALWGTELGREELLTLAATLGADVPFALVGGTAIGTGRGDRLSPALATGQFHWVLALPEGELSTPRVYSELDRHRERHAADIAPAQVSPTVESSVLQALRAGDPAMLAEALTNDLQAPAIHLVPEIADVIELGEMNGALAGIVSGSGPTVAFLAADLDSAIDLQIALSAARVRAVRATGPVHGARILGD from the coding sequence ATGGTGGACGCGTGGGACGTCGACGGCGTGCATGTTCGCGCCCCGGGCAAGATCAACGTGTTCATGCGCGTCGGTGCGGTCATGGAGGACGGCTACCACGACGTCGCGACCGCCTACCAGGCCGTCTCGCTCTATGAGGATGTGCGGGCGTATCACGCCGACGACTTCTCGGTGAGCTTCGGGGGCAGCGTCGACACGAGCGGCCTCCCGCGCGACGAGTCGAATCTGGCCATCAAGGCCGCTCGGCTGCTCGCCACGCGGACCGGCTACGCGAGCGGGGTCCGGCTGGAGATCGACAAGCACGTCCCCATCGCCGGGGGGATGGGCGGAGGCTCGGCCGACGCCGCCGCCACCCTGGTCGCGTGCGACGCCCTCTGGGGCACAGAGCTCGGGCGCGAGGAGCTGCTGACGCTCGCCGCGACGCTCGGCGCCGACGTGCCCTTCGCGCTGGTGGGCGGAACGGCCATCGGCACCGGCCGCGGCGACCGGCTGAGCCCGGCGCTCGCCACCGGGCAGTTCCACTGGGTGCTGGCCCTTCCGGAGGGGGAGCTGAGCACCCCGCGCGTCTACAGCGAGCTCGACCGGCACCGCGAGCGTCACGCCGCCGACATCGCGCCGGCGCAGGTGTCGCCGACCGTCGAGTCGTCGGTGCTGCAGGCGCTTCGCGCCGGCGACCCGGCCATGCTGGCCGAGGCGCTGACGAACGACCTGCAGGCTCCGGCCATCCACCTCGTGCCCGAGATCGCGGACGTGATCGAGCTGGGCGAGATGAACGGCGCGCTCGCCGGGATCGTCTCCGGCTCCGGCCCCACCGTCGCGTTCCTGGCGGCCGACCTCGATTCGGCCATCGACCTGCAGATCGCGCTCAGCGCGGCGCGGGTGCGGGCCGTGCGGGCCACGGGTCCGGTGCACGGGGCGCGCATCCTGGGCGACTGA
- a CDS encoding AAA family ATPase, translated as MTDQVRADERPLFGRDRARETMLLVAHRAQERGGAVLVTGEAGMGKTALLADVAERLDGWTVLRVHADSFESDLAYATVETLVRGLNALRSGTRRGAAGAIRPPSPGDDPLTVGRLLLDAIDAIDGPVCLIVDDAQWVDEPSARALRFLVRRLAEQSFLFTAATRPQQNSVSGLFDDLASTTTNHARIELTPLTVGDTQELARHILGHPVSRRTATRLTEATQGSPLLLSVLLGQLRDTFAQALHPAGWDLPATAITPLATAIAASLDGADPSVRAAAELIAVLRDPLPLPVAGTIAQRLGMDVDVHGAVARGLVLAETRDGVVRVEPAHAILADALAGELSLERRVAIHRVASEVLSGHRALRHRVEAADRADPTLVAELLSAALTVSDLGQAEQALSYARSAVDLADDGDAERALLELGLIAMRFRMHERILDLRPAFEATPPSPTRDAVLLELRTLSRDLPGALALALEFERRPARTPDERALRSHAAEALPKVLMAMGDFAGVIDHLDAAREHIAASPAPVEVADPALRWLAAPQDDLTRLLGWAINSAAHSRRPDLFGPLTAELDELLVGHESPAAVDALVSRSRVFILSGDIGRARADLARAAELVRRFPSSWTAGFARTMYAHILFLTGEWEDSVTLADTAVALALDETDLSCWPIALWTSALVRAGRGEAEAVEERLRAAAHADPRITGSYDGDLPHLARAELGRALGRPRDQLAAVEQAEAAASRGSTLGWLSYRVDALAALGRPEEAREAYERAAASPMWRPYYGSLRWLEGRALEAEGRIPEAVEAYRDAVDEPGAELFPFPRAVAALDAGRLALAQPGASPAATERGRAQLEAAAETFRRLGAAGYLARCVRLLDETAVATSAVDPLATLTTRERQVAHALAAGMTNKEIAERLYVSVTTVNFHVRNILSKLGLRSRRDLRSLSRRRPVKS; from the coding sequence GTGACTGACCAGGTGCGGGCCGACGAGCGGCCCCTGTTCGGACGGGACCGCGCCCGCGAGACGATGCTTCTGGTCGCCCACCGTGCCCAGGAGCGCGGCGGCGCCGTGCTCGTCACCGGCGAGGCCGGGATGGGAAAGACCGCGCTGCTCGCCGACGTCGCAGAGCGGCTCGACGGCTGGACGGTGCTGCGGGTGCACGCCGACTCGTTCGAGTCCGACCTCGCCTACGCGACCGTCGAGACGCTCGTCCGCGGGCTGAACGCCCTCCGGTCGGGCACGAGGCGGGGCGCGGCCGGCGCCATCCGTCCCCCGTCGCCCGGCGACGACCCGCTGACGGTCGGACGCCTGCTGCTCGACGCGATCGACGCGATCGACGGGCCGGTGTGCCTCATCGTCGATGACGCCCAATGGGTCGACGAGCCGTCCGCGCGCGCCCTCCGCTTCCTGGTCCGGAGGCTCGCCGAGCAGTCGTTCCTGTTCACGGCGGCCACGCGGCCGCAGCAGAACAGCGTCTCCGGACTCTTCGACGACCTCGCGTCCACCACGACGAACCACGCCCGCATCGAGCTCACGCCGCTCACCGTCGGCGACACCCAGGAGCTCGCCAGGCACATCCTCGGACATCCGGTCTCGCGCCGAACGGCCACGCGCCTGACGGAGGCGACGCAGGGCTCGCCGCTGCTGCTCAGCGTCCTGCTCGGCCAGCTGCGCGACACGTTCGCCCAGGCCCTGCACCCGGCGGGATGGGACCTCCCGGCCACCGCGATCACCCCGCTGGCCACCGCGATCGCCGCCTCGCTGGACGGCGCCGATCCGTCGGTGCGCGCCGCGGCGGAGCTCATCGCGGTGCTGCGGGATCCGCTGCCGCTCCCGGTGGCCGGCACGATCGCCCAGCGCCTCGGGATGGATGTGGACGTCCACGGCGCCGTCGCCCGCGGCCTGGTCCTCGCGGAGACGCGCGACGGCGTCGTCCGGGTCGAACCGGCGCACGCCATCCTCGCCGACGCCCTCGCGGGCGAGCTGTCGCTCGAGAGGCGGGTCGCCATCCACCGCGTCGCCTCCGAGGTGCTGTCCGGTCACCGCGCGCTGCGGCACCGGGTCGAGGCCGCCGACCGGGCCGACCCGACCCTCGTCGCCGAGCTGCTGTCGGCCGCGCTCACCGTGTCCGACCTCGGACAGGCCGAGCAGGCCCTCAGCTACGCGCGCTCGGCGGTCGACCTCGCCGACGACGGCGATGCGGAGCGCGCGCTGCTCGAACTCGGGCTCATCGCCATGCGGTTCCGGATGCACGAGCGCATCCTCGACCTGCGCCCCGCCTTCGAGGCGACCCCTCCCTCGCCGACGCGCGACGCGGTCCTGCTCGAACTGCGCACGCTCTCCCGCGACCTGCCCGGCGCACTGGCCCTCGCACTCGAGTTCGAGCGACGCCCTGCGCGCACCCCGGACGAGCGGGCCCTGCGCTCCCACGCGGCGGAGGCGCTTCCGAAAGTCCTCATGGCGATGGGCGACTTCGCCGGGGTGATCGACCACCTCGACGCCGCGCGCGAGCACATCGCCGCGTCGCCCGCGCCCGTGGAGGTCGCCGACCCCGCCCTCCGCTGGCTGGCGGCTCCGCAGGACGACCTCACCCGGCTGCTCGGCTGGGCGATCAACTCGGCCGCCCACTCGCGGCGACCTGACCTGTTCGGCCCCCTCACCGCGGAGCTGGACGAGCTCCTCGTCGGGCACGAGTCGCCCGCGGCGGTGGATGCGCTGGTCAGCCGCTCCCGCGTCTTCATCCTGAGCGGCGACATCGGCCGGGCACGGGCCGACCTGGCCCGCGCGGCAGAACTGGTGCGGCGCTTCCCCTCCAGCTGGACGGCCGGATTCGCGCGAACCATGTACGCGCACATCCTGTTCCTCACCGGCGAATGGGAGGACTCCGTCACCCTCGCCGACACGGCCGTCGCACTCGCGCTCGACGAGACCGACCTGTCCTGCTGGCCGATCGCGCTGTGGACGTCCGCCCTGGTGCGCGCCGGTCGCGGAGAGGCGGAGGCGGTCGAGGAGCGCCTTCGCGCGGCCGCGCACGCCGACCCGCGCATCACCGGATCGTACGACGGCGACCTTCCGCACCTCGCGCGCGCCGAGCTCGGCCGCGCGCTGGGCCGCCCGCGGGACCAGCTGGCCGCCGTCGAGCAGGCGGAGGCGGCGGCTTCACGGGGCTCGACGCTCGGCTGGCTCAGCTACCGCGTCGACGCGCTCGCGGCCCTCGGCCGGCCGGAGGAGGCGCGCGAGGCGTACGAGCGCGCCGCCGCCTCCCCGATGTGGCGCCCGTACTACGGCTCGCTGCGCTGGCTGGAGGGGCGGGCGCTCGAGGCGGAGGGTCGCATCCCCGAGGCCGTCGAGGCCTACCGCGACGCCGTCGACGAGCCGGGAGCGGAGCTCTTCCCCTTCCCCCGCGCCGTCGCCGCGCTGGACGCCGGGCGTCTCGCCCTCGCGCAGCCCGGGGCGTCCCCCGCCGCCACCGAACGCGGGCGGGCGCAGCTGGAGGCCGCGGCCGAGACGTTCCGCCGGCTGGGCGCCGCGGGGTACCTGGCCCGCTGCGTCCGGCTGCTCGACGAGACCGCGGTGGCAACCTCGGCCGTCGACCCGCTCGCGACGCTCACCACGCGGGAGCGGCAGGTCGCCCACGCGCTCGCGGCCGGGATGACCAACAAGGAGATCGCGGAGCGCCTCTACGTCTCCGTCACGACCGTGAACTTCCACGTCCGCAACATCCTGTCGAAGCTCGGGCTGCGCTCCCGCCGCGACCTCCGGAGCCTGTCGCGGAGGAGACCCGTCAAGTCTTGA
- a CDS encoding Abi family protein: protein MLTEALIEIEIGVRSRFAHEAGRVHGSQAFYLESAAYLDSTPDVGRHIAKIRRELLRPQLRTVARYRSGDDLSAVPIWVAIEVVTFGALAKMVWYLDPPLAAQRTADAAGLQRTGFGSSIHSFAVLRNVCAHHGQLWHRSFDVMFATLPKEKKREPRHEPSSVYSGIVVAKRFLTGMNRLPDWSARVSALLDEDDEFRAGILQPKPR from the coding sequence TTGCTGACGGAAGCGCTGATCGAAATCGAAATCGGAGTCCGTTCCCGTTTCGCGCACGAGGCGGGACGCGTGCACGGTTCGCAGGCGTTCTATCTCGAGTCGGCCGCCTATCTGGACAGCACTCCGGACGTGGGGCGCCACATCGCAAAGATCAGACGAGAACTGCTTCGGCCTCAGCTCCGTACCGTCGCGCGCTACCGTTCCGGCGATGACCTTTCAGCGGTCCCCATTTGGGTCGCTATCGAGGTGGTCACCTTCGGTGCGCTCGCCAAAATGGTGTGGTACCTGGATCCACCGCTTGCCGCGCAGCGCACGGCAGACGCCGCTGGTCTGCAGCGCACGGGGTTCGGGTCCAGTATCCACAGCTTTGCTGTCCTGCGGAACGTGTGTGCACATCATGGGCAGTTGTGGCATCGCTCCTTCGATGTCATGTTCGCGACGCTTCCAAAAGAGAAGAAGAGAGAACCTCGCCACGAACCGTCGAGCGTCTACAGCGGCATCGTCGTCGCGAAGCGTTTCCTCACGGGCATGAACCGGCTGCCGGATTGGTCGGCGCGGGTGTCCGCGCTTCTCGACGAAGACGACGAGTTCCGAGCTGGCATACTTCAACCGAAGCCGAGGTGA
- a CDS encoding glycosyltransferase yields the protein MRLSRLKRLPSRVKRAARYEIHAHWRRQPIVQGSVFYESFSGNGMLDNPEAIFRELLASPDLAHLTHIWALSDLTQYRAAVQEFAGDDRVSFVRYGSAAYYRALATSQYLVNNATFPPDFSKRPGQVYLNTWHGTPLKRMGYDIEDGALATANIVRNFVQADYLLSANPFMSEQMYETGYKLTGVYRGTLVEEGYPRIDRQFLDDAGRETVRQRLIAAGIPVGDRKIVLYAPTWKGQTFGRPEDDLDALLAHIAQIEERIDTSRYAVLLKTHQTVHALAAHRPELKRMLVPNEIPTNLVLGASDILISDYSSIFFDFLQTGRPIVFFTPDLADYAGTRGLYFEPEEWPGPVLLSAREVGDALHAIAEAGDAIPAESRERYLDMQRRFTPYEDGGASRRVVDIVFRGVRDGYRLRTDLADDGRQKILLYLGGMRPNGITTSALNLLNNIDHERYDVSAFFAQSRSRVVIAKQRQIHPAVRQFPRVGGMNGTKLLHAARHLDFRRGRIAQHADIPAQNRLWDDEWYRCFGESRFDYVVDFSGYGPFWATLLLHSPDAQRAIWLHNDLASDAHREVNGEKRMLHSLTQIFTLYSQYDHLVSVSPTLSEINRDSLAEYAAPEKFVSALNTVDAEHILENAAADLHELTFDEETGSIPDWAELLLADDDVTTFVNVGRLSPEKNQARLIRAFAAVHADNPRTRLVIVGSGPLAGQLEGLVAELGLEGSVFLTGMQRNPHAIMAKADCFVLSSDYEGQPMVLLEALVLQLPIVTVEFASAKNALPPGSGMIVPQSVDGVAEGMRAFLRGDVPDSHFDYHAYNRKAVAEFYRAIGAPAA from the coding sequence ATGAGACTCTCCCGACTGAAGCGACTTCCCTCTCGGGTAAAGCGCGCCGCGCGCTACGAGATCCACGCCCACTGGCGTCGGCAGCCGATCGTGCAGGGGTCGGTCTTCTACGAATCGTTCTCCGGCAACGGGATGCTCGACAACCCCGAGGCGATCTTCCGCGAGCTGCTCGCCAGCCCCGACCTCGCTCACCTCACCCACATCTGGGCGCTGTCCGACCTGACCCAGTACCGCGCCGCCGTCCAGGAGTTCGCCGGAGACGACCGGGTGAGCTTCGTCCGCTACGGGTCCGCCGCCTACTACCGTGCGCTCGCGACGAGCCAGTACCTCGTCAACAACGCGACCTTCCCGCCGGACTTCTCGAAGCGTCCCGGCCAGGTCTACCTCAACACCTGGCACGGCACGCCGCTGAAGCGGATGGGCTATGACATCGAGGACGGCGCGCTCGCCACCGCGAACATCGTCCGCAACTTCGTGCAGGCCGACTACCTGCTCTCGGCGAACCCGTTCATGTCCGAGCAGATGTACGAGACCGGCTACAAACTGACGGGCGTCTACCGCGGCACCCTGGTCGAGGAGGGCTACCCGCGCATCGACCGGCAGTTCCTCGACGACGCCGGGCGCGAGACGGTCCGGCAGCGGCTCATCGCGGCCGGGATCCCGGTCGGCGACCGGAAGATCGTGCTCTACGCGCCGACGTGGAAGGGGCAGACCTTCGGCCGCCCCGAGGACGACCTCGACGCGCTGCTCGCGCACATCGCGCAGATCGAGGAGCGCATCGACACCAGCCGCTACGCCGTGCTGCTGAAGACGCACCAGACGGTGCACGCCCTGGCCGCGCACCGTCCCGAGCTGAAGCGGATGCTCGTCCCCAACGAGATCCCGACCAACCTGGTGCTGGGCGCCAGCGACATCCTCATCTCCGACTACTCCAGCATCTTCTTCGACTTCCTGCAGACCGGCCGGCCGATCGTGTTCTTCACGCCCGACCTCGCCGACTACGCGGGCACCCGCGGGCTGTACTTCGAGCCGGAGGAGTGGCCCGGCCCCGTGCTGCTCTCCGCCCGGGAGGTCGGCGACGCGCTGCACGCGATCGCCGAGGCAGGCGACGCCATCCCCGCCGAGTCGCGGGAGCGCTACCTCGACATGCAGCGCCGGTTCACCCCGTACGAGGACGGCGGCGCCTCGCGCCGGGTCGTCGACATCGTGTTCCGCGGCGTGCGCGACGGGTACCGCCTGCGCACCGACCTCGCCGACGACGGACGGCAGAAGATCCTGCTGTACCTCGGCGGGATGCGCCCCAACGGCATCACGACCTCCGCCCTGAACCTGCTCAACAACATCGATCACGAGCGGTACGACGTCTCCGCGTTCTTCGCGCAGAGCCGGTCACGGGTCGTCATCGCCAAGCAGCGGCAGATCCATCCCGCTGTCCGGCAGTTCCCCCGGGTCGGCGGGATGAACGGGACGAAGCTGCTCCACGCCGCCCGGCACCTCGACTTCCGCCGCGGGCGGATCGCGCAGCACGCCGACATCCCGGCCCAGAACCGGCTGTGGGACGACGAGTGGTACCGCTGCTTCGGCGAGAGCCGGTTCGACTACGTCGTCGACTTCTCCGGGTACGGACCGTTCTGGGCGACCCTGCTGCTGCACTCCCCGGACGCCCAGCGCGCGATCTGGCTGCACAACGACCTGGCGTCCGACGCGCACCGCGAGGTCAACGGCGAGAAGCGGATGCTGCACAGCCTCACGCAGATCTTCACGCTGTACAGCCAGTACGACCACCTGGTCTCGGTCTCCCCCACGCTCTCCGAGATCAACCGGGACTCCCTCGCCGAGTACGCCGCGCCGGAGAAGTTCGTGTCGGCGCTGAACACCGTCGATGCCGAGCACATCCTGGAGAACGCGGCCGCCGATCTGCACGAGCTGACCTTCGACGAGGAGACCGGGAGCATCCCGGACTGGGCCGAGCTGCTGCTCGCGGACGACGACGTCACGACGTTCGTCAACGTGGGCCGGCTGTCGCCGGAGAAGAACCAGGCGCGCCTCATCCGGGCCTTCGCCGCGGTGCACGCGGACAATCCGCGGACGCGCCTCGTCATCGTCGGATCGGGTCCGCTGGCCGGTCAGCTCGAGGGTCTGGTCGCCGAGCTGGGTCTCGAGGGCTCGGTGTTCCTGACCGGGATGCAGCGCAATCCGCACGCCATCATGGCGAAGGCCGACTGCTTCGTGTTGTCGAGCGACTACGAGGGCCAGCCGATGGTCCTGCTGGAGGCGCTGGTGCTGCAGCTGCCGATCGTGACCGTCGAGTTCGCCTCGGCCAAGAACGCCCTCCCGCCGGGGAGCGGGATGATCGTCCCGCAGTCGGTGGACGGCGTCGCCGAGGGGATGCGCGCGTTCCTCCGTGGCGACGTTCCGGACAGCCACTTCGACTACCACGCCTACAACCGCAAGGCCGTCGCCGAGTTCTACCGCGCGATCGGCGCCCCCGCCGCCTGA
- a CDS encoding ABC-F family ATP-binding cassette domain-containing protein yields the protein MAHLLGAESLHLEYPTRTVFDSVTLGLAEGDRVGVVGRNGDGKSTLLQLLAGRIEPDSGRVTRRRGVTVGMLDQRDELPSQLTVGHAIVGDRDEHLWAGDPRVRDVLAGLVSDIRWEATIGELSGGQRRRVALAALLVHDHDILFLDEPTNHLDLEGVAWLAQHLKGRWSPASGALVVVTHDRWFLDEVSTTTWEVHDGIVEPFEGGYAAYVLQRVERDRMSSLAETKRQNLMRKELAWLRRGAPARTSKPKFRMDAAATLIADEPPPRDTVELTTLATSRLGKDVVDLIDVSVSYPPKTVLRDVEWRIAPGERTGILGVNGAGKSTLLGLVAGTVKPDSGTVKRGKTVRIATLTQQLAELDDVQDERVSAVVAGKRTTYLAGGKEVTPGQLLERLGFSNAQLSTPVKDLSGGQKRRLQLLLILLDEPNVLILDEPTNDLDTDMLAAMEDLLDSWPGTLLVVSHDRYLLERVTDQQYAVLDGRLRHLPGGVDEYLRLRRAESAAGPAPSGAAGTAAVAAGSATTPSAPALSGAALRAAEKELSALDRRLAKVGDQVAAKHEQLARHDQSDYVGLGRLTEELRTLEGEIADLETRWLELSEQLEG from the coding sequence ATGGCTCACCTTCTCGGCGCGGAATCCCTTCACCTGGAGTACCCGACGCGCACCGTCTTCGACTCCGTCACGCTGGGCCTCGCCGAGGGCGACCGTGTCGGCGTCGTCGGGCGCAACGGCGACGGCAAGTCGACCCTGCTGCAGCTGCTCGCCGGGCGCATCGAGCCGGACTCCGGCCGGGTGACGCGACGGAGGGGCGTGACGGTCGGGATGCTCGACCAGCGCGACGAGCTGCCGTCGCAGCTGACCGTCGGGCATGCCATCGTCGGCGACCGCGACGAGCATCTCTGGGCGGGCGACCCACGCGTCCGCGACGTCCTCGCCGGACTGGTGTCCGACATCCGCTGGGAGGCGACGATCGGGGAGCTGTCCGGCGGCCAGCGCCGCCGCGTCGCGCTCGCGGCCCTGCTGGTGCACGACCACGACATCCTGTTCCTCGACGAGCCGACCAACCACCTCGATCTGGAGGGCGTCGCCTGGCTCGCCCAGCACCTGAAGGGACGCTGGTCGCCGGCCTCCGGCGCCCTGGTCGTCGTCACCCACGACCGGTGGTTCCTCGACGAGGTCTCCACGACGACGTGGGAGGTGCACGACGGCATCGTCGAGCCGTTCGAGGGCGGGTACGCCGCCTACGTCCTGCAGCGCGTGGAGCGCGACCGGATGTCCTCGCTCGCGGAGACGAAGCGGCAGAACCTGATGCGCAAGGAGCTGGCCTGGCTGCGCCGCGGCGCTCCGGCCCGCACCTCGAAGCCGAAGTTCCGGATGGACGCGGCGGCGACCCTGATCGCCGACGAGCCGCCGCCCCGCGACACCGTGGAGCTGACCACGCTGGCGACCTCCCGCCTCGGCAAGGACGTGGTTGACCTGATCGACGTGTCCGTCTCGTACCCGCCGAAGACCGTGCTGCGCGACGTGGAGTGGCGGATCGCCCCCGGCGAGCGCACCGGCATCCTCGGCGTGAACGGCGCGGGCAAGTCGACGCTGCTCGGGCTGGTCGCGGGAACGGTGAAGCCGGACTCGGGGACGGTGAAGCGCGGGAAGACCGTGCGGATCGCCACGCTCACGCAGCAGCTCGCCGAGCTCGACGACGTGCAGGACGAGCGGGTCTCCGCGGTCGTCGCGGGCAAGCGGACCACGTACCTCGCCGGCGGCAAGGAGGTCACGCCCGGGCAGCTGCTCGAGCGTCTCGGCTTCTCGAACGCCCAGCTCTCCACCCCGGTGAAGGACCTCTCGGGGGGTCAGAAACGCCGCCTCCAGCTGCTCCTCATCCTGCTCGACGAGCCGAACGTGCTCATCCTCGACGAGCCGACGAACGACCTCGACACCGACATGCTCGCCGCCATGGAGGATCTGCTCGACTCCTGGCCGGGGACGCTGCTGGTGGTCTCGCACGACCGGTACCTGCTGGAGCGTGTCACCGACCAGCAGTACGCCGTGCTGGACGGCCGCCTGCGGCACCTGCCCGGCGGGGTGGACGAGTACCTGCGGCTTCGGCGGGCGGAGAGCGCCGCAGGCCCGGCGCCCTCCGGCGCCGCAGGCACGGCAGCGGTCGCGGCCGGCTCCGCCACGACGCCGTCGGCCCCCGCGCTCTCCGGCGCAGCCCTGCGCGCCGCCGAGAAGGAGCTGTCCGCGCTCGACCGCCGGCTCGCCAAGGTGGGCGACCAGGTCGCCGCGAAGCACGAGCAACTGGCGCGTCACGATCAGAGCGACTACGTGGGTCTCGGCCGTCTCACCGAGGAGCTGCGCACGCTGGAGGGTGAGATCGCCGACCTCGAGACGCGCTGGCTGGAGCTGTCGGAGCAGCTGGAGGGCTGA
- a CDS encoding acyl-CoA dehydrogenase family protein: MVTHTVVNQAPPRVDVDEFAANLPLREGVERYDAGWAVPSLGAIGRLVGSAAFQRDAELANRHEPELRAFDRWGDRIDEVEYDDGYHRVIAAAVAAGAHTSAWADPRPGANVARAAAFLQFAQVEPGHACPVSMTHAAVPALAASESLSDEWLPRLLSRDYDGRLMAGKTSALFGMAMTEKQGGSDVRANTTRALADGDGRWLLTGHKWFCSAPMSDAFLVLAQTANGLSCFLVPRVLDDGLRNVFLIQRLKDKLGNRSNASSEVEFDDTVGYLLGEEGRGVRTILEMVNRTRLDCVYGSAAGMRQAVAEAAWHVRHRAAFGRRLIDQPAMAAVLADLALESEAATAVSLRLARAHDADAPEEEVALRRLATAVTKYWVCKRGPGHAYEALECLGGNGYTEAFPLARRYREQPVMAIWEGSGNVIALDVLRALRREPAAAEAFDAELAAARGVYRTFDGHHDRLRARLAAAAASASDDPASAEAAVRPLVAALAVALQASLLIRTAPAAVADAFVAARLGPERGALYGELPAGLDLAALTARA; the protein is encoded by the coding sequence ATGGTCACCCACACCGTCGTGAACCAGGCCCCACCGCGCGTCGACGTGGACGAGTTCGCGGCGAACCTGCCGCTCCGGGAAGGGGTGGAGCGGTACGACGCCGGCTGGGCCGTCCCGTCGCTCGGCGCGATCGGCCGGCTGGTCGGATCCGCCGCGTTCCAGCGGGATGCCGAGCTCGCCAACCGGCACGAGCCGGAGCTCCGCGCCTTCGACCGCTGGGGCGACCGCATCGACGAGGTCGAGTACGACGACGGCTACCACCGGGTGATCGCCGCGGCGGTCGCCGCCGGCGCCCACACGTCCGCGTGGGCCGACCCCCGCCCGGGCGCGAACGTCGCCCGGGCCGCCGCCTTCCTGCAGTTTGCGCAGGTCGAGCCGGGCCACGCCTGCCCGGTGTCGATGACGCACGCGGCGGTGCCCGCGCTCGCCGCGTCGGAGAGCCTCTCCGACGAGTGGCTGCCGCGGCTGCTCAGCCGCGACTACGACGGACGGCTGATGGCGGGCAAGACGTCCGCGCTGTTCGGGATGGCCATGACCGAGAAGCAGGGCGGATCGGATGTGCGGGCCAACACCACGCGCGCGCTCGCCGATGGCGACGGACGCTGGCTGCTCACCGGCCACAAGTGGTTCTGCTCCGCGCCGATGTCCGACGCCTTCCTCGTGCTCGCCCAGACCGCGAACGGGCTCTCCTGCTTCCTCGTGCCGCGCGTGCTGGACGACGGCCTGCGCAACGTCTTCCTCATCCAGCGGCTGAAGGACAAGCTCGGCAACCGCTCCAACGCGTCGAGCGAGGTCGAGTTCGACGACACGGTCGGCTACCTGCTGGGGGAGGAGGGCCGCGGGGTGCGCACGATCCTCGAGATGGTGAACCGCACGCGTCTCGACTGCGTCTACGGCAGTGCGGCGGGGATGCGGCAGGCGGTCGCGGAGGCCGCCTGGCATGTCCGGCACCGCGCGGCGTTCGGCCGGCGGCTGATCGACCAGCCGGCGATGGCGGCGGTGCTCGCCGACCTGGCGCTGGAGTCGGAGGCGGCGACGGCCGTCTCGCTGCGGCTGGCGCGCGCCCATGACGCGGACGCCCCCGAGGAGGAAGTCGCGCTGCGCCGGCTCGCCACGGCCGTCACCAAGTACTGGGTCTGCAAGCGCGGGCCCGGGCATGCGTACGAGGCTCTGGAGTGCCTCGGCGGCAACGGCTACACCGAGGCGTTCCCGCTGGCCCGGCGGTATCGGGAGCAGCCGGTGATGGCGATCTGGGAGGGTTCCGGCAACGTCATCGCGCTGGATGTGCTGCGTGCGCTCCGGCGCGAGCCGGCGGCGGCGGAGGCGTTCGACGCCGAGCTCGCCGCCGCGCGCGGCGTGTACCGGACGTTCGACGGGCACCACGACCGGCTGCGCGCACGGCTTGCGGCCGCTGCGGCGTCCGCGTCCGACGATCCCGCGTCGGCGGAGGCGGCGGTGCGTCCGCTCGTCGCCGCTCTCGCGGTCGCGCTGCAGGCGTCGCTGCTCATCCGCACAGCGCCGGCGGCCGTCGCCGACGCCTTCGTGGCGGCGCGCCTCGGCCCCGAGCGCGGCGCCCTCTACGGCGAGCTCCCCGCGGGCCTCGACCTCGCCGCCCTCACCGCCCGCGCCTGA